A single Bufo bufo chromosome 6, aBufBuf1.1, whole genome shotgun sequence DNA region contains:
- the CBX8 gene encoding chromobox protein homolog 8: MELSAVGERVFAAESLLKRRIRKGRMEYLVKWKGWSQKYSTWEPEENILDARLVAAFEDRERERELYGPKKRGPKPKTFLLKAQAKANAKTYEFRSESTRGLRVPYPGHPSQEVQSRSREGLRSIPTSSQESSQTEVNLFNERLGSSDIREHYPLKIKKKKKCHHEKLLHKANVQRVSPANHTGPTEQVMNSAKADDSGPLDYHSAHGVIQIARRQHSDLGSSSQIEHCFISKDHGLVQSTQHGHGKSSTDSSLHRTKNKGDLYKDAAMPRTKISSECRDQVSDFYSEALLTHGRKPSLIARIPVARIFGEPEEEPWRPPVDNLEKVVVTDVTSNFLTVTIKESNTDQGFFKDKR; this comes from the exons ATGGAGCTGTCCGCTGTCGGGGAGCGAGTGTTTGCAGCCGAATCCCTTCTCAAAAGACGCATCCGTAAG GGTCGAATGGAGTATTTGGTGAAATGGAAAGGCTGGTCTCAGAA GTACAGCACATGGGAACCCGAGGAAAATATCTTAGATGCGAGATTAGTGGCAGCTTTCGAGGACCG GGAACGAGAGCGAGAACTGTATGGGCCGAAGAAGAGGGGTCCCAAGCCGAAGACGTTCCTCCTTAAG GCCCAGGCCAAAGCAAACGCGAAGACCTATGAATTCCGTAGCGAGTCTACACGAGGCTTAAGAGTCCCATATCCAGGGCATCCTTCTCAAGAAGTACAGTCTAGGTCCAGGGAAGGGTTAAGGAGCATTCCTACCTCGTCCCAGGAGAGTAGCCAAACTGAAGTCAACCTCTTTAATGAAAGGTTGGGAAGCTCGGATATCCGAGAACATTATCCCCTAaagattaaaaagaaaaaaaaatgccaccacgAGAAACTCCTTCACAAGGCCAACGTGCAGAGAGTGTCACCCGCCAACCATACAGGTCCCACGGAACAGGTGATGAATTCTGCCAAAGCGGATGATTCTGGACCGCTAGACTACCATTCCGCGCATGGCGTCATACAGATTGCAAGGCGGCAGCACTCCGATTTGGGATCTTCAAGTCAGATCGAACACTGTTTCATATCTAAAGACCACGGACTGGTGCAAAGCACACAACATGGACACGGGAAGTCAAGTACTGACTCCTCTTTACATAGGACGAAGAATAAGGGCGACCTCTATAAAGATGCCGCTATGCCTAGAACTAAGATCAGCTCTGAATGCCGGGACCAGGTGTCTGACTTCTACAGTGAAGCACTCTTAACACATGGGAGGAAGCCTTCTCTTATTGCCCGTATCCCTGTTGCCAGGATTTTTGGAGAGCCAGAAGAAGAACCGTGGAGGCCCCCAGTGGACAACTTGGAGAAAGTAGTAGTGACAGACGTGACTTCTAATTTTCTGACTGTGACTATAAAAGAAAGCAACACAGACCAAGGCTTTTTTAAGGACAAACGATAA